The region atgttgtatttaaaatatatttataatattttaagacCGATTTAATGGGTCAAATTGGTTTTAGTGTGTCTATGAGACCGAAAAACTCTTATCCCTGCTCTATCGCCGATTGTTTCTCTGTCAATGCCAGCATTTTCTCactgcttttttttttcttttataacaaacaaacactacataaataaattaaaaaaccgTCCATCTCTGCAATCCTTCAAGGAGACAGAGAACAGAACCAAAGGCCTGAAGAAACTGTCCGTCAGGACAAATTTCCATTATTAAATAGCATTGTAATGGAAACAATTACAGGTATTCAAAAGCCAGAGGCTGTTTCTCATCTCCGAGAAGGTATCATTTTGCTTCTTTCAGGATGGAATGGTTTGCAGATGGCCGTTAAAAACCAGTGGGGCGGCCGTGATTCTCTCCAGAAATCTCATCAGCTTGTCTCCGATATCCTGTCTTGGTTCTTACATTCCAGAGGTTTTTTTTCT is a window of Mercurialis annua linkage group LG2, ddMerAnnu1.2, whole genome shotgun sequence DNA encoding:
- the LOC126669617 gene encoding uncharacterized protein LOC126669617 isoform X1; the protein is METITGIQKPEAVSHLREGIILLLSGWNGLQMAVKNQWGGRDSLQKSHQLVSDILSWFLHSRGPLYVEDLENLLHENLLLSFNTEIEDGSLEEIAEELIMMLEEYVHRIG
- the LOC126669617 gene encoding uncharacterized protein LOC126669617 isoform X2 is translated as METITGIQKPEAVSHLREGIILLLSGWNGLQMAVKNQWGGRDSLQKSHQLVSDILSWFLHSRGPLYVEDLENLLHENLLLSFNTEIEDGSLEEVAEELIMMLEEYVHRIG